The sequence TTTCCGTACGGAACGGCAATGCGAACTACATTGAGAATGTTGCAAAAGGAAATGAAAAAGTTTTAACTGCTCGGTTAGATGACGCTAATTTCTTTTTTGAAGAAGATAAGAAGTTGAGCATTCAAGAATGTGTTGAACGTTTAACTCAAGTTACTTTTCATGAAAAAATAGGGTCTGTTTATGACAAAATGCAGCGTGTTCGTTCATTTGCTCAAATTATTGGCCAAAAAGTAGGTTTAACCGATGAAGAAACAGCTGATTTAAACCGGGCAGCAGAAATTTATAAATTTGATTTGGTAACGAACGTTGTAGGTGAATTCCCAGAACTGCAAGGTATCATGGGTGAGAAGTATGCTTTGTTACAAGGAGAATCGCCTGCAGTAGCAAAAGCCATTCGTGAACACTACATGCCAATTTCGAGTGAAGGCGAGTTGCCTACTTCCGCTGTTGGTGCAGTATTAGCCATTGCGGACAAATTAGATAGTGTCATGTCTTTCTTTGCAGTCGGAAAAATTCCGACCGGTTCTAATGACCCGTATGCTTTAAGGCGCCAAACGTTTGGTATTGTCCGTATTGTTGAAGCCCAAGGATGGTTCTTCCCACTCAATACGCTTAGAAGAGACATGGCCACTAGTTTACGAACCACTTCTAAAGAATTACTCCAAGGGTATGAACAAAGCGGTAAAGAGGTACTTGATTTTGTGAAAGCAAGAATCCGCCAATTGCTGCTCAATGAAAAAATTCGTCATGATGTTATTGATGCTGCTTTGCAATCCAATCAAGAAGACTTGATCGAAATGGTCAAAGTGGGACGTATTTTAGAGCAACATCTTCAAGATACTCAATTCAAACCAACAATCGAGTCATTGACACGGGTATTGAATCTAGCTAAAAAAGGCAAAGAATTGATTGAAGGAACCGTTCCAAGAGTCGATGAAACCTTGTTTGAAACCCATTCGGAAAAAGAATTGTCTGAGCGTGTGGCAAAAATAGAAACGGACTTCCATCAACTAGATATGGAAAGCAAGTATCAAGCATTGGAAAGCTTGCATCCCGCAATAGATGCTTTCTTTGATGAAAATATGGTTATGGCAGATGATGAAAGAATTCGAAATAACCGGTTGGCTTTA is a genomic window of Carnobacterium sp. CP1 containing:
- the glyS gene encoding glycine--tRNA ligase subunit beta, yielding MTKNLLLEIGLEEMPAHVVTPASQQLTQKIKRFLSDHRLTYGEVLSFSTPRRLAVIVKDLAEKQTDIQESAKGPAKKIALDAEGNWSKAAIGFARGQGMTVEDIYFKELKGIEYVHVDKFIAGKAAKDILSKLHEVITSMTFPVSMNWANYHFKYIRPIHWITAMLDEEVIPFRLLDIETSNTSRGHRFLGKETTFATALDYEANLEKEFVIADSFKRQQLIVSQIETIAKENQWKVTIVPDLLEEIINLVEYPTAFYGKFNPEYLKLPEEVLITSMRDHQRYVDVSDQAGTLLPYFISVRNGNANYIENVAKGNEKVLTARLDDANFFFEEDKKLSIQECVERLTQVTFHEKIGSVYDKMQRVRSFAQIIGQKVGLTDEETADLNRAAEIYKFDLVTNVVGEFPELQGIMGEKYALLQGESPAVAKAIREHYMPISSEGELPTSAVGAVLAIADKLDSVMSFFAVGKIPTGSNDPYALRRQTFGIVRIVEAQGWFFPLNTLRRDMATSLRTTSKELLQGYEQSGKEVLDFVKARIRQLLLNEKIRHDVIDAALQSNQEDLIEMVKVGRILEQHLQDTQFKPTIESLTRVLNLAKKGKELIEGTVPRVDETLFETHSEKELSERVAKIETDFHQLDMESKYQALESLHPAIDAFFDENMVMADDERIRNNRLALLMKIAQLTLSFASVDQLIVK